A stretch of DNA from Malus sylvestris chromosome 9, drMalSylv7.2, whole genome shotgun sequence:
CAACACCGTATCAAGAGCGTAACTCAAACCTTTCTGGAAGCCGAGAACTTGAATTTTGATGCCCAGATGACGAGTCTGCAGCAACAAAGCAGTGTCAATGCTTTTAACCATTAGCATTTATGCATGGGTAAGCATATAATAATTTTACCATAAACTTTAGATATTAGCAAACTCAATCACCACATGCCCCCTGCTGGAAAGAGAATATCATCACACAAATTTTTGCATTAGAACAGTCAATCTGGATATTCTTTCTCCAGAATATATATGAAGCAAAATGGAAATATGCCTCTGATCGACACTTTGACACAAAAGAcagctgagagagagagagagagagagagagaccaatGTCATCCATTACAAAGGAATCAGCTAGCTTATCACATTTAGCTTTTAGACGAGCTTCAATCTCTTGGGAAAGACACAACTGGTATTCTGTGATATCCTGTAGTTGAAACATTGCAGATGTATCTCAATTTCCAATAAATAAGGGACAGCTTCGCCAAGGTTAGATCTTTTTGCCATGACATTACAAACAAGTAAAAGTAACAGATTCTATAAAGGAAAGATATTTTTGGTTGgagaaaataaaacataaataaataaaatgaaaataaagaaagTGAACTATTGCCAGAACCATAATGTAGTTTGTACCGTTGACAATGGTGTTTGTTGGAGCTGTGTTTGCCATAAATATGCAGGTGTAATTCCAAGAAAGCAATTGGGAACACCTCCAACCCCAGGTTCTAGAGTATCAGTACCACTAACAGAAAGATTGTTGTTTGCGGCACCAGCAGTGCTAGTCACAGTATTATAATTTGTTGAGTTGGAGCTTGAGCTGACCGTAACACTGGTACTAGTACTTTCTAGAGAACTGCGTGACATTGTGCTACATTTTTCAATTTCTTCCTCATGAATTTCACCATCTTTGGAGATGAGAGGCAGCCTTAGTCTTTGAGCTGCTTCTGAAACGATCATACGATGCTCTAATGTCTCGTACAACTGATATGGACAGGTTCACCCGTTTTAGACAATTTAATAACTCAGTTATAGAATAGAAGGGTGTTGAGCAACTAAAGAAGATTGAGTTGTCTTTTTGTCATTTAAtgataatgaaatatacaaatCTATTACTTTTGATATCTTTTAAGCTAACGGTTAAATAAAAGTTAATGATTTTGCATGAACATCCATATCACTAATGTGAAATCATATGGAGACTCTGGTCTTTACATGGGAGTTAAATGGCATCCTTCTACAGATTCATTTCATGCAGAAACTAATAGAAAAGAAGATAATTAACTGAAATGAGATTCCTATTTAAAATTCAAGATACTAAGAACTTGTTCGGAATTAGGATCAGAAGGGCCAAATCATGACTTGAGTAAACTTAATGTAAAATGcatctcaaaaacaaaaacaaaaagcaggACAAAGGGTTTGTCGAACTGAAACCACCTGAGGAGGGTTCTTCAAGCCCAACTGCAGATATAAACCTTGCACATCTCGAATGCCTCCAAGGTTAGCCACTGAAACTGCTTGTTGATACTCCTCCACCATTGCAATTGCCTCACTATACAATGCCTACGTCAAAATCCAAACCCACcacccaaacacacacacacacacgcacattgCAAAATCAATGCCAGATAAAAACAACCAGTTCAATCAACACAAACCTAAAAATTAAACAGAAGTACCATGGCTTCCAAGTAACGCAATCTTTCCCGGGACATTTCCTCCCTTGCCTGCAGAAACAGTCAACATTttgtaaaaaccaaatcaattGTAAATTGTGTAAAGGATCTGCAGCCACATTGCTTTTTATGGTTTGCAGCCACATTTTCTAAGCAACCAAACAAGGCAGGaaaatgtatatgtatatgtgtatgtatatatagatatatatatatatatatatatataaagagagagagagagagagagagagagtacgagTTGGAGGTCGAGGTAGGCAGATTTGGAGACGAGAGAACCATCGGAAGCCAAGCAGTGGCGCTCCAGCTGATCAATGACTTGGGTCAAATCCGATGGCAGGTTTTGCCCTTGTTGTTGTTGCAGTCCCTTCGCCATTTTCCTAAGCTTTTGCTATTCGCCCCCACTCGTTCCCCAAAACGTCGTCGTCGTCTTCTACTTCTTTTTCGTTCTTGAGGATTCCACTCAACAGTCACAGTCTCACGGGAATTCAAGATCTCAGGCCGGCCGACCTTTCAACAACTGCTAGCAGAATTTAATTACCAAAACACCCTCGTCTTCGACGAAGTCGTTTCTCTTGACAATTTAATACAAAAAAGAAAGCGAAAAACAACCATATCCGATCCAAATATAAAGAGATTAGTTAagtgaattttaacgaaaaattttcggtattatttattttaatgaaaaattatatttttacactaaaagttTAATgctgatactatttactttatcgTTAATTAAAAGGTTAAATTGTAAGGAGATTAGGTCATATCCAATACAAAGAGTTAAGGgttcaaaagccaaaaaatgATTTGATTTGTTCAAAAACTCATCTCCAACTAATAGATAGGCTATAATTTTATAAAGCTCACCAAGCCATTATTTGGCCAAAGGGGTATCAGGTTAGCCAACCGTAGACCCCCCTCTTAGCCCTTTTTTTTGGACCCAGCTCCTCAATTGcattaattaattcaaattcaattacTAGATTTGAAAACATCCAAAACGGTAGTTCAattaaattaactaataaatttaaagtataaactgaaaactaataaattattaaagggGAAATGTTTAGCCCCTTCAGTTAGAGATGATATATGAGTATGGCCTGACactgtttatttaaaaataatttttttgtatggCTATAATTCTGAACAAGGCTATGCTTAGctctttcggttggagatgacttTAGTTTTGGTCCTTGTAACCCTAATATTAATCATCCAAAATACCATAAATTGCCGTTGAAAACTTCAAAATTTACAATTAAACTAAATGAAGTTAAATTAATGGGTGGTTTATGGTtgacttatattttatttttaaatagtttttttgtgacaaaaaaaaattatttaaataaaaaacttaattttctaaaattttcaaatcataataaaaacttaatttAACATGCAAAGGTCAATTGTCACACGCGTAAGTACGTGGTAAGAGGCTAGTTAAGTTGaagttaaaaaagaaattttagtaaaaaataagtaaacgataaaaatgaaacaatcaaatttgtttttgggttaCGGTCTTTGGCGCTCgtgttatttttattaaatgtttttctattaattttagaGTGCTATTAAGCATCATCCCATTGTTCTATTttgtcacagcccatcccgaAATTCATTTATCAGTGGTGTAAAATGACAGCTTTATCCTTGGACAGGAAAATGGTAGTGTGTATGTGTGACATATTGAGACTTAGAGGTTGTTATGTGGTCTTGGATTGGTGACCACGTGGATCATCACACACCACACTTactccttctctcttcttcccatgctctctctctcatctctcagaCTCACTCTCTCATTCTTCTTGTACGAACAAATACCAAGGACCTCTCAAACCTCACGgatcgaggaagaaaatggtaccattgtgttTGTGAGGACCCTACGAGTTCAAAGGTGTCAATTTCAGGTAAGGAAACCTTCAATTTCACGTGGAAACCCTAGCCCCGATTTTGGTCACTATTCATGTGGACGTAAATATGTTggtttcagggaatttcaagctcataGAGAGttttaggaggtcctaaggagGCTCGGGGTGGTTTGTTGGAtaaatttggacgtcgggatagcTAGTTTCGAAGTTTACCGGATTATCGAGCTTCCTCAGGTAAATTCTAGTGGATTTCAAGGCTTAAAAAtggtataacgtgattctacatgttgttagctttccaatggttcaaatttcatgaaaatggtgcaaaaatgaagaagttaggatgatttaagtatttttccagaaaccggcgaagtcACCAGCGATCggcgactcgccggagaagacaaAGAATAATCCAtcaattttgacggaatatgctgatGCCGTCAGTTAGTTTGGACGATTACCGttgggttttaacggaatattcctaacggcagttagggaatccgtcaagATTCCCTCCACGTGGCGGCGTGTTTTGCCATGCACTCACCAGCGCGTGGGGGTGCGTGAAgctttcaaaacattttttgaaaatttaGGGATGATCCtaaggttgtgtaggtcactatggtatattcatatacccaatttaagctatgtatgagaagttattagctagttttgtcaatatgctttaaaataacgtttttatagttaattcgcatataggtgagacttatcccaaggacgagcgtatccacgggcgactcgggggttacgacccgtcgacataccaatgagtaggcttttggttttcaatatatatttatatacttgatatttttccagaaatatgtgtttaaattatagtatgccataaatgccatgcatataagtttataattcataCGTGAATTGGTATGcgatgctttatatatataaatgtggtgctgtgaacgctcaggtaagctcaggtaagttgggtttggttatgtgaatcatcgatgatatgatatgtgattgaataatgttgagtaggggtgggttcggttcaaatcggttcggttttttgccaaaaccgaaaccaaaccaaaatttcggtttggttcagttcggttcattttttttcggtttctttcggttcggttttttttcggttcggtttcgattttttgttttttttttatttcaaaaaatgaaaaacattgaaattttaaattttaacatctctaacacaatcataacataagcattttaactagaatcaaagacaatgaaaataaacatttaaagttgaactaaaatcatcaatcaagtcttccaaagtccaaactaacagcctcacaacacaaaaatcgtacaaatgacttagaaaagttaaattgtatgatgttgttcaaagatcaggggTGTTaacttgtaactgcatgttgacaacttgattagtaaacgtaatgcgtgggtggatttatttagtgtgtgttggattcttttccatcacaaattacgcaagtaatctacccgaaataaatgtttatggattctgttacatgttatatgagagtagatttggaaaagaaagttgGGGCaaaagtagacagtgctatggagatggatatAGGTACTTCAGGATGAGGTTTGGTTCcagaaccttatatgggggagaaataataggttagggtttagagtttttataggccttttttaaatattttgagcttaaagtttggcaacacattgggtttagcacattttaacttacaattgggtttagaaaataatacccaaaacaaataattaaataaaaaaattagtttaattaattcggttcggttcggtttgattcggtttctagatcactaaaaccgaaccgaaccgaaccaaaagaattcggttcggttcagttttttcaattcggttcggttttttcgcttggttcggttttttggtttcggtttggttcggttttcggttttttgaacccacccctaatgttgagctcataaactgcacttagggtgattgtgatttagccatagatatggcccaggcctgtttattatgtcaccttcCGCACcgtatgctcatattggatccaatttaggtgtacagtcttgtcgtacagaccttatttatggttccaactcataggtgactagcgatttatcgcccagctattatgtgagagtagtattgagcataattatattacactcaTTATTGTCGTATGGACTTTTTTGtgtggttccgactcttgtgcagtatgttGTTGTATAGGTTATTGTAGTAACTCCGGCTAGAGTAACTTTTGacctatgaattcagccgtacagactaccatagGGGTTCTGGCtcacatgttatatttctatgaaattattcttacctgaattgcttactctattatatcttggcatggcatacatttgaatatgattatgtgaagtataaattgaattgatatgatttcatatatatttacgtatatgcttatatcttgattctgggaaaaattatacatgttttacagtgaggggttagatatgttattaaatgaaatggttttgtaaaacatttgtttttgcgcactcacgttttctgttttgcgcccctccaggttttaagtaagcttgttgttggtggcttgagggcgtcggcagttctgacctatctaaataatagtgggacattcctggtactgtataactagtacttgtcctattaGACTGtacctagacttattatgctctgattatgagtgtttacttttgtaactaactcctatcacttcctatttagtagtgcactctagtaactTGGTTTccaattattcgtatatttcctatcattattgctttcgcactgtgcacatggctacgtcactctcacgtgacggccagcatgcatTGATctcgatcggggtgtgtcagtttggtatcagagcctaggtttagtaGTCCTGTATAATTCTTAAATGTTCTAATCTTTGTGATGTCTacgtcagaactatgccgcctcgtagagagccccgTCACTCAGTTGAGCCTAGTTTCCCTAATAgtactcaattaggggaagctatagtgGCTGCCCTTCAGACTGCTTTCCGTCCTCCCTAGAAGACACCTCTTGAGACTGTGTACAACCTGAAACTGAATCACTTCATTGGAAATGAAGGTCATGAGGGGGCAGAAAAGTGGCTTAATCAGATTGAGAAGACCTTTcttgtgatgcagagtcaagggaatctttctcttgataggtgggtcgagacgaaTACCTAGTTTTTGAGAGAACGACCTGCATCCTAGTGGAGACATGAGTCTTACTAGTTGACCCTAGCAGAGACTGCGGACTGGGGAGTATTTAAAAAGTTGTTTTGAAAAAGGTTCATTCCTCATGAGTATATTGATCgtaagaaacaagagtttactcATTTGAAGGAAGGAAAAATGTCAACTAATGAGTATTATAGGATGTTTACTGATCTGTCGAGGTATGATCCGGAGGTTGCTGTTCCGGTTGAGATGCTTCGTCGCTTCAGATTGGGTTCTAAAAAGAAATGGTGTTCCATAGCGACATCGACTCACTGTGCCACTTACCATAagttttatgaggttttactGCAGAGTAAGGACTCAGAAAACATGCCCAGtgaaagtgaggatgaggaaggAAAGAATAGGGGCCAGAGACGAGATGATAAGGGAAAAGGGCAAACATTTCAAGGACCTCGCAAGACCCAGAATTTTAAGATGAGTGGTGGCAGTTCCAACTCTTCTAGCAGGGGATTGAGTTCCAGCTCTTCCAGAGGCAGAGAGATTTTAGTGGTCCAAGTGGTTCCGGTGCCCCTTTATGCCATAggtgtaataataggcattttggggagtgtagaAAAGGCAACAatggatgttttacttgtggttAGATGGGTTATAGGGCTGCTCAATGCCCTCAAAGTCAGCAGAGACCCCAGCAGCCTTCCTTTCCACCGCCTGCACCGACCTAGCAAGCTTTAGGATCTGG
This window harbors:
- the LOC126634440 gene encoding AUGMIN subunit 4-like isoform X4, translating into MVLSSPNLPTSTSNSQGRKCPGKDCVTWKPCEAIAMVEEYQQAVSVANLGGIRDVQGLYLQLGLKNPPQLYETLEHRMIVSEAAQRLRLPLISKDGEIHEEEIEKCSTMSRSSLESTSTSVTVSSSSNSTNYNTVTSTAGAANNNLSVSGTDTLEPGVGGVPNCFLGITPAYLWQTQLQQTPLSTDITEYQLCLSQEIEARLKAKCDKLADSFVMDDIDSSSGHQNSSSRLPERVKLIIEDMEREETALREDLYSADRKFAEYYNVLEQILGVLIKLVRDLKLQHQHKYDGLQKTWLCKRCETMSAKLRVLEHVLLLETYTKESIPALHKIRKYLLEATEEASIAYNKAVTRLREYQGVDPHFDTIARQYHDIIKKLENMQWTIHQVEMDLKRLPDHANA
- the LOC126634440 gene encoding AUGMIN subunit 4-like isoform X3; protein product: MVLSSPNLPTSTSNSQGRKCPGKDCVTWKPWYFCLIFSEAIAMVEEYQQAVSVANLGGIRDVQGLYLQLGLKNPPQLYETLEHRMIVSEAAQRLRLPLISKDGEIHEEEIEKCSTMSRSSLESTSTSVTVSSSSNSTNYNTVTSTAGAANNNLSVSGTDTLEPGVGGVPNCFLGITPAYLWQTQLQQTPLSTDITEYQLCLSQEIEARLKAKCDKLADSFVMDDIDSSSGHQNSSSRLPERVKLIIEDMEREETALREDLYSADRKFAEYYNVLEQILGVLIKLVRDLKLQHQHKYDGLQKTWLCKRCETMSAKLRVLEHVLLLETYTKESIPALHKIRKYLLEATEEASIAYNKAVTRLREYQGVDPHFDTIARQYHDIIKKLENMQWTIHQVEMDLKRLPDHANA
- the LOC126634440 gene encoding AUGMIN subunit 4-like isoform X2, coding for MAKGLQQQQGQNLPSDLTQVIDQLERHCLASDGSLVSKSAYLDLQLAREEMSRERLRYLEAMALYSEAIAMVEEYQQAVSVANLGGIRDVQGLYLQLGLKNPPQLYETLEHRMIVSEAAQRLRLPLISKDGEIHEEEIEKCSTMSRSSLESTSTSVTVSSSSNSTNYNTVTSTAGAANNNLSVSGTDTLEPGVGGVPNCFLGITPAYLWQTQLQQTPLSTDITEYQLCLSQEIEARLKAKCDKLADSFVMDDIDSSSGHQNSSSRLPERVKLIIEDMEREETALREDLYSADRKFAEYYNVLEQILGVLIKLVRDLKLQHQHKYDGLQKTWLCKRCETMSAKLRVLEHVLLLETYTKESIPALHKIRKYLLEATEEASIAYNKAMASCRGSSRFCCYVRHRKFQICYICVIIILFLLHVDSI
- the LOC126634440 gene encoding AUGMIN subunit 4-like isoform X1 gives rise to the protein MAKGLQQQQGQNLPSDLTQVIDQLERHCLASDGSLVSKSAYLDLQLAREEMSRERLRYLEAMALYSEAIAMVEEYQQAVSVANLGGIRDVQGLYLQLGLKNPPQLYETLEHRMIVSEAAQRLRLPLISKDGEIHEEEIEKCSTMSRSSLESTSTSVTVSSSSNSTNYNTVTSTAGAANNNLSVSGTDTLEPGVGGVPNCFLGITPAYLWQTQLQQTPLSTDITEYQLCLSQEIEARLKAKCDKLADSFVMDDIDSSSGHQNSSSRLPERVKLIIEDMEREETALREDLYSADRKFAEYYNVLEQILGVLIKLVRDLKLQHQHKYDGLQKTWLCKRCETMSAKLRVLEHVLLLETYTKESIPALHKIRKYLLEATEEASIAYNKAVTRLREYQGVDPHFDTIARQYHDIIKKLENMQWTIHQVEMDLKRLPDHANA